Proteins encoded within one genomic window of Dyadobacter chenhuakuii:
- a CDS encoding glycoside hydrolase family 16 protein, with amino-acid sequence MSLGFAALVAIVSFGCTQPNDTTLAQKPAKYEFAAQPSWQDEFDYAGKPDPKKWSYDLGDHGWGNNELQNYTDQIENAKVENGHLVIEAIKGKSGKADYSSARLVSKGKGDFTYGKFEIRAKLPKGRGTWPAIWMLATGNSYGNKGWPDNGEIDIMEHVGFDQNRVHGNIHTKAFNHAIKTNKGDNVVVETVSEEFHIYSCEWTPESVKILLDGKDYFTFNKEAGYEWTQWPFDKPFHLILNMAVGGNWGGQKGVDDSIFPQKMEVDYVRVYPLVEKK; translated from the coding sequence ATGAGCTTGGGCTTTGCTGCACTTGTTGCCATTGTATCGTTTGGTTGTACACAGCCAAACGACACAACGCTCGCTCAAAAGCCAGCAAAATATGAATTCGCCGCCCAGCCTTCCTGGCAGGATGAATTCGATTACGCTGGTAAGCCTGACCCGAAGAAGTGGAGCTATGACCTGGGGGATCATGGCTGGGGGAACAATGAGTTGCAGAATTATACGGATCAGATCGAAAATGCCAAAGTGGAAAACGGGCATCTAGTCATTGAGGCTATCAAAGGAAAGTCGGGAAAGGCTGATTATAGTTCGGCGCGGCTGGTTTCGAAGGGCAAAGGGGATTTTACATATGGTAAGTTCGAAATCCGTGCCAAGCTTCCGAAAGGCCGCGGCACCTGGCCTGCGATATGGATGCTTGCGACTGGAAACAGCTATGGGAATAAGGGTTGGCCGGATAATGGTGAGATTGATATCATGGAACACGTAGGTTTTGACCAGAACCGGGTTCATGGAAACATTCATACCAAGGCTTTTAACCATGCTATTAAGACGAATAAGGGTGATAATGTCGTCGTTGAAACGGTTTCGGAAGAGTTTCACATTTACTCCTGCGAATGGACGCCCGAAAGCGTGAAGATCCTGTTGGACGGCAAAGACTATTTTACTTTTAATAAAGAAGCTGGCTACGAATGGACTCAATGGCCCTTTGATAAACCTTTTCATTTAATTTTAAATATGGCTGTCGGAGGCAATTGGGGCGGACAGAAAGGCGTGGATGACAGCATTTTCCCTCAAAAAATGGAGGTGGATTACGTGCGCGTTTACCCGCTTGTCGAGAAAAAGTAG
- a CDS encoding DUF1573 domain-containing protein, giving the protein MKIRSLGFLLGVALLLSNCSKSDNKEDSKQADSKMPVFTLSDSSTFEFGTIQEGEVVEHDFKFRNDGEYPLILNNITSSCGCTTPEWPKDPIGPKQTSSIKVRFDSKNKTGPQVKTITVYANTEPAYTELRLKGIVNAASKPDTLN; this is encoded by the coding sequence ATGAAAATACGGTCATTGGGTTTTTTATTGGGAGTTGCATTACTACTTTCCAATTGTTCCAAAAGCGATAATAAAGAAGATTCAAAACAGGCAGACTCAAAGATGCCTGTTTTTACTTTGAGCGATAGTTCAACATTTGAATTCGGGACAATTCAGGAAGGGGAGGTTGTCGAACATGATTTCAAGTTCCGGAATGATGGCGAATATCCATTGATCCTCAATAATATAACTTCATCTTGCGGCTGCACCACGCCGGAGTGGCCGAAAGATCCCATTGGTCCGAAGCAGACTTCCAGCATTAAAGTCCGTTTTGACAGTAAAAATAAAACTGGCCCGCAGGTAAAAACCATAACGGTTTATGCCAACACGGAGCCGGCTTACACGGAGCTCAGGCTGAAAGGAATTGTAAATGCAGCTTCCAAGCCTGATACACTCAACTAG
- a CDS encoding DNA polymerase III subunit gamma/tau, with protein sequence MDNFVVSARKYRPVTFDSVVGQSHITTTLKNAIRTNHLAQAFLFCGPRGVGKTTCARILAKTINCQNLGDDVEACGECESCVSFQNNASFNIHELDAASNNSVEDIRNLIDQVRYPPQTGKYKIYIIDEVHMLSQAAFNAFLKTLEEPPGYAIFILATTEKHKILPTILSRCQIFDFNRIQPKDIAYHLSDIAQKEGIETEKEALELIGQKADGGLRDALSMFDLNVTFSTDNKLTYEAVLENLHILDYDYYFKITDALTSGSIARSLVLFDEILRKGFDGHLFVVGLLEHFRNLLVCKDPQTVTLLQVSESAERKYQQQSALADMSFLLSALSIASQCDINYKSAKNQRLHVELCLMKLANLPHVLQLSSLAAVDETAKKKVEPELKPLNTAPATPIETPSNGLSLNGNHTEAPARVAQPVAQAPSRLKNTIALSPTAAVAETAVKEKPSSEVENGYAASQTNVRKEALTFETLQTHWYEFAEKRRIAGNSTTEEISLNKEFKLEGTSIEIALDNTHQLEAMANVRYELLTYLKSRIDAPRLEINPRVAPQEVNRLPYTPAEKFNFMAEKNPYLLELKQALGLDVDF encoded by the coding sequence ATGGATAATTTCGTTGTCTCGGCCAGAAAGTATCGTCCCGTCACTTTCGACTCGGTGGTTGGCCAGTCACACATCACTACAACTTTAAAAAACGCAATCCGCACCAATCACCTGGCGCAGGCTTTCCTTTTTTGCGGGCCGCGAGGGGTTGGAAAAACAACTTGCGCAAGGATCTTAGCCAAAACCATCAACTGCCAGAACCTTGGCGACGATGTGGAAGCGTGCGGCGAATGCGAATCTTGTGTCAGTTTTCAAAACAATGCATCATTCAACATTCATGAGCTGGATGCTGCTTCCAATAACTCCGTTGAAGATATCCGTAACCTGATAGACCAGGTTCGTTACCCGCCTCAAACCGGGAAATACAAAATCTATATTATTGATGAGGTGCACATGCTTTCGCAAGCTGCCTTCAATGCATTTTTGAAAACGTTGGAAGAACCGCCTGGTTACGCCATTTTTATCCTGGCGACCACGGAAAAGCATAAAATTCTGCCAACCATTCTTTCACGCTGCCAGATCTTCGATTTCAACCGCATTCAACCGAAAGACATTGCTTATCACTTGTCAGATATCGCGCAGAAAGAGGGTATCGAAACAGAAAAAGAAGCATTGGAGCTGATCGGCCAGAAGGCTGATGGCGGTCTTCGGGATGCGCTTTCGATGTTTGACCTGAATGTGACATTTTCGACAGATAACAAGCTTACTTATGAAGCTGTGCTGGAAAATCTGCACATTCTGGACTACGATTATTATTTCAAAATCACAGATGCGCTGACTTCGGGCAGCATTGCCCGCTCGCTGGTTTTATTTGATGAAATTTTGAGAAAAGGCTTTGACGGTCATTTGTTCGTGGTTGGCCTTTTGGAACATTTTCGGAATCTCCTGGTCTGCAAGGACCCGCAAACTGTCACGCTTTTGCAGGTTTCGGAATCAGCGGAACGGAAATATCAGCAGCAGTCGGCATTGGCGGATATGAGCTTTTTGTTGTCTGCGCTGAGCATTGCCAGCCAGTGTGATATCAATTATAAATCGGCCAAAAACCAGCGGTTGCATGTGGAGCTTTGTTTGATGAAGCTCGCCAATCTGCCCCATGTTCTTCAACTTTCTTCTCTTGCCGCCGTTGATGAAACGGCAAAAAAAAAAGTTGAGCCTGAGTTAAAACCTTTAAATACTGCCCCTGCAACGCCCATTGAAACGCCCAGCAATGGTTTGTCCTTAAATGGAAATCATACCGAGGCTCCGGCGCGCGTTGCACAGCCAGTTGCACAGGCCCCTTCGCGTCTCAAAAATACGATTGCATTGAGTCCTACAGCGGCGGTTGCAGAGACAGCAGTTAAAGAAAAGCCAAGTAGTGAGGTGGAGAATGGCTATGCGGCCTCGCAAACCAATGTAAGAAAAGAGGCACTTACATTCGAAACGCTGCAAACGCATTGGTATGAATTCGCCGAAAAGCGAAGGATAGCAGGTAACTCCACGACGGAAGAAATCAGTTTGAACAAAGAATTCAAACTGGAAGGCACGAGCATTGAAATCGCTTTGGACAACACGCACCAGTTGGAAGCAATGGCGAATGTGCGTTATGAACTGCTAACCTATCTCAAAAGTCGCATTGATGCACCGAGGCTGGAAATAAACCCGCGCGTGGCGCCGCAGGAAGTGAACAGGCTTCCTTACACCCCGGCAGAAAAATTCAATTTCATGGCGGAGAAGAATCCGTATCTGCTGGAATTGAAACAAGCTTTGGGATTAGATGTAGATTTCTAA
- the coaE gene encoding dephospho-CoA kinase (Dephospho-CoA kinase (CoaE) performs the final step in coenzyme A biosynthesis.) has translation MSLPLQVGITGGIGSGKSVVCKLFACLGIPVYNADSRAKWLTNHNPQIIESVVSLLGKESYTSEGHYNTAYVSSLVFSNEHLLKKLNAIIHPVVMQDTADWVENHAGSPYVVKEAAIMNKAGDRNALDYVVVVEAPLELRISRILQRDNRSEDQIRAIVKRQISDDERRMVGNFFVNNDERSALIPQILKLHEIFLMARS, from the coding sequence ATGTCACTTCCCCTTCAAGTTGGAATTACCGGCGGAATCGGCTCTGGGAAAAGTGTTGTCTGTAAATTGTTTGCCTGCCTGGGCATTCCCGTTTACAATGCAGACAGCCGGGCCAAATGGCTCACCAATCACAATCCCCAGATCATTGAAAGTGTTGTCTCGCTGTTAGGAAAAGAATCCTACACCAGCGAAGGACATTATAATACAGCATATGTTAGCTCGCTGGTTTTCAGCAATGAACATTTACTCAAAAAACTGAATGCAATCATTCATCCCGTCGTCATGCAGGACACCGCAGATTGGGTTGAAAATCATGCAGGATCGCCGTATGTCGTAAAGGAAGCAGCCATTATGAATAAGGCTGGCGACCGCAATGCACTGGATTATGTGGTTGTGGTTGAAGCGCCATTAGAATTGCGGATATCCCGAATCCTGCAAAGGGACAATCGCAGCGAGGACCAGATCAGGGCCATTGTAAAGAGACAGATTTCGGACGACGAACGAAGAATGGTCGGCAATTTTTTTGTCAATAATGACGAAAGATCAGCTTTGATTCCGCAGATATTGAAGCTTCATGAAATTTTCCTGATGGCAAGAAGCTAA
- a CDS encoding XRE family transcriptional regulator — protein MQIDEEFKRFKQIREELNLTQSAFADELGISATTADIERGRTRIPGQVVKELLRKYSINPLWLFGDSKQKYLQPDKLLMSPKVVTVDNAGKDNIVLVSAKAAAGYPNNIGDAQWFETLPAFSIPLPEFRNATFRGFQVEGDSMLPVLHSGEWIVGKALDDWEDVNPKQIYVVVTVDSILVKKIQQESQSTFINLISSNPEYSPIKLDRSEIKEIWIVNSKLTFDLEADNKQVSLLTLHSEMRELKEEMRKLVKDVVSK, from the coding sequence ATGCAGATCGACGAGGAATTCAAGCGTTTTAAACAAATAAGGGAAGAATTGAATTTGACCCAGTCTGCTTTTGCAGACGAGCTGGGCATCAGCGCGACGACCGCTGACATTGAGCGTGGGCGGACGCGGATTCCCGGGCAAGTTGTAAAGGAATTGTTGCGAAAATATAGCATTAACCCACTGTGGCTTTTCGGCGATAGCAAGCAGAAATATTTGCAGCCGGACAAGTTGCTGATGAGTCCTAAGGTTGTGACCGTGGATAATGCTGGCAAAGACAACATCGTACTGGTAAGTGCCAAGGCGGCAGCCGGTTATCCCAACAACATTGGGGATGCACAATGGTTTGAAACATTGCCGGCCTTTTCTATCCCGCTGCCCGAATTCCGGAATGCTACATTCCGAGGTTTTCAGGTGGAAGGAGATAGTATGTTGCCGGTGCTGCATTCGGGCGAATGGATCGTCGGGAAGGCGCTGGATGATTGGGAGGACGTGAATCCGAAGCAGATCTACGTTGTTGTGACAGTGGATAGTATTTTAGTGAAAAAAATACAGCAGGAAAGTCAGTCAACGTTTATCAATCTAATTTCTTCAAACCCGGAATACAGCCCTATTAAACTGGATAGGAGTGAGATCAAGGAAATCTGGATTGTTAATAGTAAACTGACTTTTGACCTCGAAGCGGATAACAAGCAAGTGAGTTTGCTGACTTTACATTCAGAAATGCGCGAATTGAAGGAAGAGATGCGGAAGCTGGTAAAGGATGTCGTGTCGAAGTAA
- a CDS encoding DNA polymerase Y family protein yields the protein MDRTILHLDLDTFFVSVERKHDSRLNNRPVLVGGTGDRGVVAACSYETRPFGVHSGMSMKMARMLCPEATIIRGEAGIYSKESKLVSEIIADTVPVFEKASIDEFYADLSGMDKFFGTYQLATNLRERIKRESGLPISCGLSTSKVVSKVATGEAKPDNHKKIEAGTEKSFLAPMHVQKIPMVGDKTNKILYDMGVKYVKTIQEMPVEMMGEILGKNGILLWNRANGLDNSPIIPFHERKSISNERTFGKDTGDVKRMREMLRAMGENLAYQLRNGNKLTSCISVKIRYSDFNTVSKQVKIPYTSADHTLIPQIERLFDLLHNRRMMVRLVGVNFSDLVSGSHQINMFDDSEEKLNLYQAMDYIRNRYGTDKRGNAILSWGTTIGIPNISSMGNPFNGDPPIIPAHRNA from the coding sequence ATGGACCGTACGATACTACATCTGGATCTGGACACATTTTTTGTGTCGGTGGAGCGAAAGCACGACAGCCGTCTTAATAACCGCCCCGTACTCGTTGGCGGCACCGGGGACCGGGGTGTAGTAGCGGCATGCAGTTATGAAACCCGACCGTTTGGCGTGCATTCCGGCATGTCCATGAAGATGGCGCGTATGCTTTGCCCCGAAGCGACGATCATTCGCGGCGAAGCCGGGATTTATTCCAAGGAGTCGAAACTTGTGTCGGAGATCATTGCGGATACGGTGCCCGTTTTCGAAAAAGCCAGCATTGATGAATTTTATGCCGACCTGTCCGGGATGGACAAGTTTTTCGGCACTTATCAGCTTGCTACCAACCTGAGAGAGCGCATCAAACGTGAGAGCGGCCTTCCTATTTCCTGCGGCCTTTCGACCAGTAAAGTCGTGTCTAAGGTCGCGACCGGCGAGGCAAAACCGGACAATCACAAGAAGATCGAAGCAGGAACAGAAAAAAGCTTTCTGGCGCCCATGCACGTGCAAAAGATCCCGATGGTCGGGGACAAGACGAACAAGATCCTCTACGACATGGGTGTCAAATATGTGAAAACGATACAGGAAATGCCGGTGGAAATGATGGGCGAAATATTGGGTAAAAACGGCATTCTGCTCTGGAACCGCGCAAATGGGCTCGACAACTCTCCTATCATTCCGTTTCATGAGCGCAAATCTATCTCGAATGAGCGGACTTTCGGCAAAGACACCGGCGACGTGAAGCGAATGCGCGAAATGCTGCGTGCGATGGGTGAAAATCTGGCTTACCAGCTTCGGAATGGCAATAAACTCACTTCCTGCATTTCTGTTAAGATCCGGTATTCGGATTTTAATACGGTTTCCAAACAAGTGAAGATTCCTTACACATCTGCCGACCATACATTGATCCCTCAGATTGAAAGGTTATTCGATTTGCTGCATAACCGTCGAATGATGGTGCGGCTTGTAGGAGTCAATTTCAGTGATCTTGTTTCCGGCAGTCATCAGATCAACATGTTCGACGACTCTGAGGAGAAGTTAAATCTTTATCAGGCCATGGATTATATCCGAAACAGATACGGCACCGACAAGCGCGGAAACGCGATTCTAAGCTGGGGCACCACCATCGGCATCCCCAACATTTCCAGTATGGGAAACCCCTTCAACGGCGACCCACCCATCATCCCCGCACATCGGAATGCGTGA
- the nusB gene encoding transcription antitermination factor NusB encodes MLNRRLLRTKAVQALYARQLTRDANRLLALDHIEAAFQPDLNSMEFQDRAKLSGMRKLAGMTLDEFIKHGKPKEDEELPEQVIRVARSAFEAYSRQTTSDGEKMVRRVLNETESIYVDFIRVLSMLIELSHQAKIDRERRYDDPEAPFPKDAGLDTNRVIQVLIADKTLEEEIIRNGINWSNEMNLIRKIYREALRKDEEYTAYCKNASHTPEEDQAIVQHVLRQVILKHEVPLEYLEQRDLYWVDHSELIRSLAIKTLRSADNSATFEISPLTKDWEEDRFFVEELCRIVVEESDQYDVYLDEHLKNWELDRIALVDLIILKTALAELIHFPGIPVKVTINEFIEIAKRYSTPKSGKFVNGVLDVLSVKLAKEGVIRKSGRGLIDNK; translated from the coding sequence ATGCTGAATAGAAGATTATTAAGAACTAAGGCGGTTCAGGCGCTTTATGCCCGTCAGCTTACAAGAGATGCCAATCGTTTACTGGCCTTAGACCACATTGAAGCGGCTTTTCAGCCGGATCTTAATTCCATGGAATTTCAGGACCGGGCGAAACTGTCGGGAATGAGAAAGCTTGCCGGAATGACCCTCGATGAATTTATCAAGCACGGAAAGCCGAAGGAAGATGAAGAACTTCCTGAGCAGGTGATCAGAGTGGCGCGGAGCGCTTTTGAGGCATACAGCAGACAAACAACTTCCGATGGGGAGAAAATGGTTCGCCGGGTTTTGAATGAAACGGAATCCATTTACGTGGATTTCATCCGTGTTTTATCCATGTTAATAGAGCTTTCGCATCAGGCTAAAATTGACCGCGAAAGAAGATACGATGATCCTGAGGCGCCTTTTCCAAAGGATGCCGGACTCGATACGAACCGGGTTATCCAGGTTTTGATTGCTGATAAGACGCTTGAAGAAGAAATTATCAGGAACGGGATCAATTGGAGTAATGAAATGAACCTGATCCGGAAAATCTATCGCGAAGCACTGCGTAAGGACGAGGAATACACAGCTTATTGCAAAAACGCATCGCATACGCCGGAAGAAGATCAGGCCATTGTGCAACACGTTTTGCGGCAAGTTATATTAAAGCATGAAGTGCCCCTGGAATATCTGGAACAGCGCGATCTCTATTGGGTAGACCATAGCGAACTGATCAGGAGCCTTGCTATCAAAACATTAAGATCAGCAGATAACAGCGCAACATTTGAAATTTCTCCGTTGACAAAAGATTGGGAAGAAGACCGGTTTTTTGTTGAGGAACTTTGCAGGATTGTTGTTGAGGAGAGTGACCAGTATGATGTTTATCTGGATGAGCACCTGAAAAACTGGGAACTTGACCGGATTGCATTGGTTGATCTGATCATTCTGAAGACGGCGCTTGCCGAGCTGATCCATTTCCCTGGAATTCCTGTTAAAGTAACCATCAACGAGTTTATTGAAATTGCAAAAAGGTACAGTACGCCAAAAAGCGGTAAGTTTGTAAATGGTGTCCTGGACGTGCTTTCGGTTAAACTGGCCAAAGAAGGCGTGATCAGAAAAAGCGGACGCGGACTGATAGATAACAAATAG
- a CDS encoding PIN domain-containing protein, producing MKAAEIRKLHNLKLPDAIIAATAMVYNLTLVTRNTKDFSNISGLTLINPYDQ from the coding sequence ATAAAAGCAGCAGAAATTCGAAAACTGCATAATCTTAAACTCCCGGATGCAATTATTGCTGCAACAGCAATGGTGTATAATCTTACGTTGGTGACACGAAACACCAAGGATTTTTCGAATATCAGCGGGTTAACATTGATAAATCCTTACGATCAATAA
- the yajC gene encoding preprotein translocase subunit YajC yields the protein MKFSILAQAASGGSEAMIYQVVMWVGIIGVFYFFMIRPQQKKQKEQKELLGNLKKGDQVVTIGGIHARVYTVEDAIVTLELDKGVKLTVDKSAVARTIAG from the coding sequence ATGAAATTTTCGATTTTAGCACAAGCAGCAAGTGGCGGTTCAGAAGCCATGATTTACCAGGTCGTGATGTGGGTTGGTATCATTGGTGTATTCTATTTTTTCATGATCCGTCCGCAGCAAAAGAAACAAAAAGAGCAAAAAGAGCTTCTTGGCAATCTTAAAAAAGGAGATCAGGTCGTTACAATAGGAGGGATCCACGCGCGGGTTTATACTGTTGAAGACGCCATTGTTACGCTTGAACTGGATAAAGGAGTGAAGCTTACAGTGGATAAGTCAGCGGTTGCGCGTACTATTGCAGGGTAA
- a CDS encoding ABC transporter ATP-binding protein: MKALKYLNQYLWKYKWYLILGTIFTIISNLFGIIPAQLVRYALDLVIETLDIYYLFNGAALQTEMYDIFAFSILLYGLLILAMALLKGIFLFLVRQTIIVMSRHIEFELKNDIYQHYQTLPASFFRRHSTGDLMARISEDVSNVRMYVGPALMYGINLIVLFFLVISYMLSVSTKLTLFVLLPLPVLSISVYIVNSMIMKRSQEIQKQLSGLSTYVQEAFSGIRVIKSFVQEKHSYTNFEREAEDFKKKSLSLTKVDAFFYPVIVLLIGLSNILVIFVGGQEIINGNLTPGNITEFILYVNMLTWPVMALGWTTSQIQRAASSQTRINEFLNEKTTLVSVKNIEKPLEGAITFKHVGFVYPDSGIKALHDFDLEVKPGESVAILGTTGSGKSTLAHLLGRLYDPTEGEILIDNIPMKDYDVHAYRRQIGYVPQDVFLFSDSIENNVRFGTTDMPFERIEQAIKDADLYNNIKEFPQGYQTLLGERGITLSGGQKQRLSIARAIARDPKILVLDDCLSAVDTNTENIILNNLKRIMDQRTSVIISHRVSSAKLADRIVVLDEGKIIEQGTHTELMALNKAYKELYEKQLVAEEA, translated from the coding sequence GTGAAAGCATTAAAGTACCTCAACCAGTACTTATGGAAATACAAGTGGTATCTGATTCTTGGAACCATTTTTACAATTATTTCTAACCTTTTTGGAATAATCCCGGCCCAGCTTGTGCGTTACGCGCTGGATCTGGTGATTGAGACGCTGGACATTTATTATCTGTTCAACGGCGCCGCTTTGCAGACTGAGATGTATGACATTTTCGCGTTCAGCATCCTGCTATATGGCTTGTTAATCCTTGCTATGGCGCTTCTGAAAGGAATTTTCCTGTTCCTTGTCAGGCAGACGATCATCGTTATGTCTCGGCATATCGAGTTCGAGCTTAAAAATGACATTTACCAACATTACCAGACCTTACCAGCCAGTTTCTTCCGCCGTCACAGCACAGGCGACCTGATGGCCCGGATTTCCGAGGATGTGAGCAATGTCCGGATGTATGTCGGTCCGGCATTAATGTATGGCATCAACCTGATCGTCCTGTTCTTTCTCGTCATTTCCTACATGCTCTCCGTGAGCACGAAGCTTACTTTATTTGTACTGCTGCCCCTTCCGGTGCTTTCGATCAGCGTTTACATTGTGAACAGCATGATCATGAAACGCTCCCAGGAAATCCAGAAGCAGCTTTCCGGACTGTCCACTTACGTGCAGGAAGCTTTTTCAGGGATAAGGGTTATTAAATCCTTTGTTCAGGAGAAACATTCATATACGAATTTTGAAAGAGAGGCGGAAGATTTTAAAAAGAAATCATTGAGCCTGACCAAGGTCGACGCCTTCTTTTATCCTGTAATTGTCTTGCTGATCGGGCTGAGTAACATTCTCGTCATTTTCGTCGGCGGGCAGGAAATCATCAATGGGAACCTTACGCCTGGGAACATTACGGAATTTATTTTATATGTTAATATGCTGACGTGGCCCGTGATGGCGCTCGGCTGGACAACGAGTCAGATCCAAAGGGCGGCATCTTCACAAACTCGGATCAATGAGTTTTTAAATGAAAAAACAACATTGGTTTCGGTCAAAAATATCGAAAAACCACTCGAAGGCGCGATCACATTCAAACATGTAGGCTTCGTTTATCCTGATTCCGGTATAAAGGCGTTGCACGATTTTGATTTGGAGGTAAAACCGGGAGAAAGTGTAGCAATTCTAGGAACTACGGGTTCTGGAAAAAGCACGCTGGCCCATCTGCTGGGCCGTCTTTACGATCCGACAGAAGGTGAAATCCTGATTGACAACATTCCAATGAAGGACTACGATGTGCATGCTTATCGCCGGCAAATTGGCTATGTGCCTCAGGATGTGTTCCTTTTCTCTGATTCGATTGAGAACAATGTTCGCTTCGGAACAACGGATATGCCGTTTGAACGGATTGAGCAAGCCATTAAGGATGCCGACTTGTATAACAACATTAAAGAATTTCCGCAGGGTTATCAAACATTGCTAGGTGAACGCGGCATAACGCTTTCCGGAGGTCAAAAACAGCGCCTATCCATTGCCAGAGCCATCGCACGTGACCCAAAAATCCTCGTTCTCGATGACTGCTTGTCCGCCGTCGATACCAACACGGAGAACATTATCCTTAACAATCTGAAACGCATCATGGATCAGCGCACCTCCGTGATCATCTCCCACCGCGTCTCCTCCGCCAAGCTCGCCGACCGCATAGTAGTGCTGGACGAAGGAAAAATTATAGAACAAGGAACCCACACCGAACTCATGGCCCTCAACAAGGCGTATAAAGAGCTGTATGAGAAGCAGTTAGTTGCGGAAGAAGCGTAA
- a CDS encoding YtxH domain-containing protein: MSKTSNSLIAFLTGCVTGAALGILYAPDKGEVLRTQLTYRLSKYREKLQDVIDDLVQKKDQPDNFTKTEGERVVNDAREKAEKLLEDVDRLMAQIKGQTS, from the coding sequence ATGAGTAAAACGAGCAATAGTTTAATCGCATTTTTAACCGGTTGTGTCACTGGCGCTGCTCTCGGGATCCTCTACGCACCTGATAAAGGGGAGGTTCTGCGTACGCAATTGACATATAGATTGTCTAAATACAGAGAAAAATTACAGGATGTTATAGATGATCTGGTTCAGAAAAAAGACCAGCCTGATAACTTCACAAAGACTGAGGGCGAGCGTGTTGTGAATGATGCACGCGAAAAAGCAGAAAAGTTACTTGAAGACGTAGATCGCCTGATGGCACAAATCAAAGGTCAGACCAGCTGA